From Myotis daubentonii chromosome 7, mMyoDau2.1, whole genome shotgun sequence, a single genomic window includes:
- the TMEM169 gene encoding transmembrane protein 169: protein MEELAPVESQGQLPSPHHGSLRKAVAAALALDGESTMGHRKKKRKESRPESIIIYRSESEKVDEEPGESEGGDQPKEEEGADFLDYPADDGMWNMPLDSRYVTLTGTITRGKKKGQMVDIHVTLTEKELQELTKPKESLKETTPEGRKVCQMSADRGPHVVLWTLVCLPVVFILSFVVSFYYGTITWYNIFLVYNEERTFWHKISCCPCLILFYPVLIMAMASSLGLYAAVVQLSWSWGAWWQAARDMEKGFCGWLCSKLGLEDCSPYSIVELLEYDNISGNLSNKDPTQEVETSTV, encoded by the exons ATGGAAGAGTTGGCACCAGTGGAAAGTCAGGGCCAGCTTCCAAGCCCACACCATGGCTCTCTGAGGAAGGCCGtggcagctgccttggccctggATGGGGAATCCACAATGGGTCacaggaaaaagaagaggaaggagtcCCGCCCAGAATCTATTATCATCTACCGGTCAGAGAGTGAGAAAGTGGATGAGGAGCCTGGGGAATCAGAAGGTGGAGACCAGCCtaaagaggaggaaggagccgACTTCCTAGACTATCCTGCCGATGATG GTATGTGGAACATGCCTTTGGACAGCCGCTATGTCACATTAACTGGGACCATCACACGAGGGAAGAAAAAGGGCCAGATGGTGGACATCCATGTCACTTTGACAGAAAAGGAGCTGCAGGAATTGACCAAGCCTAAAGAGTCATTGAAAGAAACAACCCCTGAAGGCAGAAAGGTCTGCCAGATGTCGGCAGACCGTGGGCCCCATGTGGTCCTCTGGACACTGGTCTGCCTGCCTGTGGTTTTTATCCTCTCCTTTGTTGTCTCTTTCTACTATGGCACTATCACTTGGTACAACATCTTCCTTGTGTACAATGAGGAGAGGACCTTCTGGCATAAGATCTCATGTTGCCCCTGCCTCATTCTCTTCTACCCAGTGCTCATCATGGCCATGGCCTCTTCCCTGGGCCTCTATGCTGCTGTGGTTCAGCTCTCGTGGTCCTGGGGAGCATGGTGGCAAGCTGCCCGGGACATGGAGAAAGGCTTCTGCGGCTGGCTCTGCAGCAAGCTGGGTCTGGAGGACTGTTCTCCCTACAGCATTGTGGAGTTGCTTGAATATGATAATATTTCAGGCAATCTCTCCAACAAGGACCCCACCCAGGAAGTAGAAACTTCCACTGTCTAA